The Hemibagrus wyckioides isolate EC202008001 linkage group LG10, SWU_Hwy_1.0, whole genome shotgun sequence genome includes a window with the following:
- the dhcr7 gene encoding 7-dehydrocholesterol reductase, translated as MSASEGARKRHKARPSGTNVGQKEKKAEVGQWGRAWEVDWFSLTGVILLLCLAPFIVFFFIMTCDQYQCSISLVLLDIYNGDASPLSILKQAPSFTWTAAKIYAAWVTFQVVLYRCIPDVTHKFLPGYVGGVQEGARTPAGLINMYQINGLQCWIITHALWAANAYHFHWFSPTIIFDTWIPLLWCTNILGYTVSICVFIKAYLFPTNPEDCKFTGNFFYDFMMGIEFNPRIGKWFDFKLFFNGRPGIVAWTLINLSYAAKQQELYGYVTNSMILVNVLQAIYVLDFFWNEAWYLKTIDICHDHFGWYLGWGDCVWLPFLYTLQGLYLVYNPVQLSSPYAWSILALGLVGYYIFRSANHQKDLFRRTQGECKIWGSKPSFIECSYRSADGRIHKSKLLTSGFWGAARHLNYTGDLLGSLAYCMACGLGHLLPYFYIIYMTILLVHRCIRDEHRCSSKYGKDWKRYTSAVRYRLLPGIF; from the exons ATGAGTGCGTCAGAGGGTGCCCGAAAGCGCCATAAGGCTCGGCCAAGTGGCACTAATGTGGggcagaaagagaagaaagcagAGGTGGGACAATGGGGAAGAGCATG GGAGGTGGACTGGTTCTCATTGACTGGAGTGATTCTTCTTCTGTGCCTGGCGCCGTTCatcgtcttcttcttcatcatgaCCTGTGATCAGTACCAGTGCTCCATCAGCTTGGTTCTGCTGGACATCTACAACGGAGACGCCAGTCCTCTGAGCATCTTGAAGCAAGCGCCTTCATTCACGTGGACCGCCGCCAAAATCTATGCAGCCTGGGTCACTTTCCAG GTGGTGCTGTATAGGTGTATTCCAGATGTTACCCACAAGTTTCTGCCAGGTTACGTAGGAGGAGTGCAGGAAGGAGCTCGGACCCCAGCGG gTCTGATTAATATGTATCAGATCAACGGGCTGCAGTGCTGGATTATAACACATGCTTTATGGGCAGCCAATGCTTATCACTTCCACTGGTTCTCTCCCACTATCATCTTTGACACCTGGATCCCGCTGTTGTGGTGCACCAACATCCTCGGCTACACCGTTTCCATATGCGTGTTTATCAAGGCCTACCTGTTCCCCACCAACCCAGAGGACTG CAAATTCACAGGAAACTTCTTTTACGACTTCATGATGGGCATCGAGTTCAATCCACGCATCGGAAAGTGGTTCGATTTCAAGCTCTTCTTCAACGGCCGGCCCGGGATCGTCGCCTGGACTTTGATTAATCTGTCCTACGCTGCTAAGCAACAAGAGCTCTATGGATATGTGACCAACTCCATGATCCTGGTCAATGTGCTGCAG GCCATCTATGTGTTAGATTTCTTCTGGAATGAAGCCTGGTATTTGAAAACGATTGACATCTGCCACGATCACTTCGGTTGGTACCTGGGCTGGGGCGACTGCGTCTGGCTGCCGTTTCTTTACACGCTACAG GGTCTGTACCTGGTCTACAACCCAGTCCAGCTCTCCTCCCCTTACGCCTGGTCCATCCTCGCCCTCGGCCTGGTGGGCTACTACATCTTCCGTTCCGCCAACCATCAGAAGGACCTGTTCCGGCGCACACAGGGCGAATGCAAAATCTGGGGCAGCAAGCCGTCCTTCATCGAGTGCTCGTATCGTTCAGCAGACGGCCGCATCCATAAGAGCAAGCTGCTCACGTCGGGCTTCTGGGGGGCAGCACGTCACCTTAACTACACCGGCGACCTGCTGGGCTCACTGGCGTACTGCATGGCATGTGGCTTAGGCCACCTGCTGCCCTACTTCTACATTATCTACATGACCATCCTGCTGGTGCATCGCTGTATCCGGGATGAGCATCGATGCAGCAGCAAGTATGGGAAGGACTGGAAACGTTACACGTCTGCCGTGCGTTACCGCCTACTGCCTGGAATCTtctag